The proteins below come from a single Argentina anserina chromosome 1, drPotAnse1.1, whole genome shotgun sequence genomic window:
- the LOC126798046 gene encoding G-type lectin S-receptor-like serine/threonine-protein kinase LECRK3 isoform X2, which yields MAFLAACLLAFAVFFNAQARLVPSNISRGSSLTPHSNSSWLSSSGVYAFGFYKQGNGYAVGIVLVGIPEKIVVWTANRDDPLVSDNATLLLTADGLSLKPTQGQPMVASTTQAVFSASMLDSGSQLYSAKSETNSSTGIFRLIMQKDGNLVQYPVATSDPYYATGTDGSGNNVTLNLDADGHLYLVNNTVTIFNITNGGITTDQSKSYLMRLDIDGIFRLYSYSLKQNGNWSVEWQSTLDKCNPLGVCGFNSYCVTMDLKAECKCLPGFEPTTLGDQTSGCGRNTVADVCNSVNESFTYIMQELPSTRWDNFAYMTLSLSDKEECNKACLEDCNCEAALFVGGSCRMQRLPLSYGRRRLDTSDSAFIKVGISKPPAADNFLKDKNKRKGLVAVLILGVLLTAFGTSLLVISVFAFWKPKVWGYKMMNQLNGDVEWNEDEVAPRPYAYEQLEKMTDNFKEEVGRGASATVYKGVMLCSHKLVAVKKLENVAAEGEKEFQTEMKVIGRTHHRSLVRLLGYCHDGPKKLLVYEYMRNGSLADILFTPKRKLYWEERMGIARNIARGLLYLHEDCDTQIIHCDIKPQNILMDEYMCPKIADFGLAKLLQQDQTRTTTGIRGTKGYVAPEWHRKMPITVKADVYSFGIVLLEIVCCRRNVDWSLPQEEAILDELVYHYFESGELSKLIRDEEINVRQFERVIKVALWCMQDEPSLRPSMKKVLLMLEGTVDIPIPPNPSSFLNSI from the exons GCTGTGGGGATAGTACTTGTTGGAATCCCTGAAAAGATTGTAGTCTGGACCGCAAATCGTGATGACCCCTTGGTCTCGGACAATGCAACATTGCTCTTGACAGCAGACGGGCTCTCTTTGAAACCGACACAAGGGCAACCAATGGTGGCAAGTACTACTCAGGCAGTTTTCTCTGCTTCAATGCTTGATTCTG GGTCACAGCTTTACTCAGCTAAATCTGAGACTAATAGCTCAACTGGCATTTTCCGTCTCATTATGCAAAAAGATGGTAACCTTGTTCAGTACCCGGTAGCTACATCAGATCCTTACTACGCAACTGGCACGGATGGAAGTGGAAACAATGTGACTCTGAACTTGGATGCTGATGGCCATCTCTACTTGGTGAATAACACCGTCACTATATTCAATATTACGAATGGAGGTATTACTACTGATCAGAGCAAATCTTATCTCATGAGACTTGATATAGATGGAATTTTTCGCTTGTATTCCTATAGTTTGAAGCAGAATGGAAACTGGTCAGTTGAGTGGCAATCAACATTAGATAAGTGTAACCCTTTAGGTGTATGCGGATTTAACAGTTACTGTGTCACAATGGATCTAAAAGCTGAATGCAAATGCCTTCCAGGATTTGAGCCTACCACCCTGGGGGATCAGACCTCAGGCTGTGGGAGGAATACGGTTGCGGATGTTTGCAATTCCGTGAATGAAAGCTTTACATACATCATGCAAGAACTTCCCAGCACAAGATGGGATAACTTTGCATACATGACTCTGTCTTTATCAGACAAAGAAGAATGCAACAAGGCCTGCTTGGAGGATTGCAACTGTGAGGCCGCACTTTTCGTAGGGGGAAGCTGCAGAATGCAGAGGCTTCCCTTGAGTTATGGAAGAAGACGGTTAGACACTTCAGACTCAGCTTTCATCAAGGTTGGCATTTCTAAACCTCCAGCTGCAGATAATTTCCTCAAGGacaaaaacaagagaaaaGGTCTAGTTGCAGTCCTTATTCTTGGAGTCCTATTAACTGCTTTTGGGACCAGTTTGTTGGTGATCTCTGTGTTTGCATTCTGGAAACCTAAAGTTTGGGGTTATAAAATGATGAATCAGCTCAATGGTGATGTTGAATGGAATGAGGATGAAGTGGCTCCGCGACCATATGCTTATGAGCAGCTAGAGAAGATGACTGATAATTTCAAGGAGGAGGTTGGTAGAGGAGCTTCTGCAACAGTTTATAAAGGGGTGATGTTATGTAGCCACAAGCTAGTTGCCGTGAAGAAACTAGAGAATGTTGCAGctgaaggagaaaaagaattcCAGACTGAGATGAAAGTAATTGGCAGAACTCATCACCGGAGTTTAGTGCGTTTACTTGGGTATTGCCATGATGGACCAAAGAAGCTTTTGGTGTATGAGTACATGAGGAATGGATcacttgcagatatactctTCACACCTAAGAGGAAACTTTATTGGGAAGAAAGAATGGGAATTGCTCGCAACATAGCACGAGGGTTACTTTATCTGCATGAAGACTGTGATACACAGATCATCCACTGTGACATAAAGCCTCAAAACATACTGATGGATGAGTACATGTGCCCCAAAATCGCCGACTTCGGTTTGGCAAAGCTGCTTCAGCAAGACCAGACCAGAACCACTACCGGCATCAGAGGAACAAAAGGGTATGTTGCACCTGAGTGGCATAGGAAAATGCCTATAACAGTTAAAGCAGATGTTTATAGCTTTGGAATTGTGCTGCTGGAGATTGTATGTTGTCGAAGGAATGTGGACTGGAGTCTTCCTCAGGAGGAGGCTATCTTGGATGAATTAGTCTACCATTACTTCGAGAGTGGCGAGCTTAGCAAATTGATTAGGGATGAAGAGATAAACGTAAGGCAATTTGAAAGGGTGATTAAAGTGGCACTTTGGTGCATGCAGGATGAGCCATCGCTTCGTCCTTCTATGAAGAAAGTTCTTCTTATGTTGGAAGGGACTGTCGACATACCAATCCCTCCAAATCCAAGTTCTTTCCTTAATAGCATCTAA
- the LOC126798046 gene encoding G-type lectin S-receptor-like serine/threonine-protein kinase LECRK3 isoform X1, giving the protein MAFLAACLLAFAVFFNAQARLVPSNISRGSSLTPHSNSSWLSSSGVYAFGFYKQGNGYAVGIVLVGIPEKIVVWTANRDDPLVSDNATLLLTADGLSLKPTQGQPMVASTTQAVFSASMLDSGNFVLYNSDQEIVWQSFDNPTDTLLPGQTLRAGSQLYSAKSETNSSTGIFRLIMQKDGNLVQYPVATSDPYYATGTDGSGNNVTLNLDADGHLYLVNNTVTIFNITNGGITTDQSKSYLMRLDIDGIFRLYSYSLKQNGNWSVEWQSTLDKCNPLGVCGFNSYCVTMDLKAECKCLPGFEPTTLGDQTSGCGRNTVADVCNSVNESFTYIMQELPSTRWDNFAYMTLSLSDKEECNKACLEDCNCEAALFVGGSCRMQRLPLSYGRRRLDTSDSAFIKVGISKPPAADNFLKDKNKRKGLVAVLILGVLLTAFGTSLLVISVFAFWKPKVWGYKMMNQLNGDVEWNEDEVAPRPYAYEQLEKMTDNFKEEVGRGASATVYKGVMLCSHKLVAVKKLENVAAEGEKEFQTEMKVIGRTHHRSLVRLLGYCHDGPKKLLVYEYMRNGSLADILFTPKRKLYWEERMGIARNIARGLLYLHEDCDTQIIHCDIKPQNILMDEYMCPKIADFGLAKLLQQDQTRTTTGIRGTKGYVAPEWHRKMPITVKADVYSFGIVLLEIVCCRRNVDWSLPQEEAILDELVYHYFESGELSKLIRDEEINVRQFERVIKVALWCMQDEPSLRPSMKKVLLMLEGTVDIPIPPNPSSFLNSI; this is encoded by the coding sequence GCTGTGGGGATAGTACTTGTTGGAATCCCTGAAAAGATTGTAGTCTGGACCGCAAATCGTGATGACCCCTTGGTCTCGGACAATGCAACATTGCTCTTGACAGCAGACGGGCTCTCTTTGAAACCGACACAAGGGCAACCAATGGTGGCAAGTACTACTCAGGCAGTTTTCTCTGCTTCAATGCTTGATTCTGGTAACTTTGTACTATACAACTCTGATCAGGAAATAGTATGGCAAAGTTTCGATAATCCAACTGATACGCTTTTGCCGGGACAAACTTTGAGAGCAGGGTCACAGCTTTACTCAGCTAAATCTGAGACTAATAGCTCAACTGGCATTTTCCGTCTCATTATGCAAAAAGATGGTAACCTTGTTCAGTACCCGGTAGCTACATCAGATCCTTACTACGCAACTGGCACGGATGGAAGTGGAAACAATGTGACTCTGAACTTGGATGCTGATGGCCATCTCTACTTGGTGAATAACACCGTCACTATATTCAATATTACGAATGGAGGTATTACTACTGATCAGAGCAAATCTTATCTCATGAGACTTGATATAGATGGAATTTTTCGCTTGTATTCCTATAGTTTGAAGCAGAATGGAAACTGGTCAGTTGAGTGGCAATCAACATTAGATAAGTGTAACCCTTTAGGTGTATGCGGATTTAACAGTTACTGTGTCACAATGGATCTAAAAGCTGAATGCAAATGCCTTCCAGGATTTGAGCCTACCACCCTGGGGGATCAGACCTCAGGCTGTGGGAGGAATACGGTTGCGGATGTTTGCAATTCCGTGAATGAAAGCTTTACATACATCATGCAAGAACTTCCCAGCACAAGATGGGATAACTTTGCATACATGACTCTGTCTTTATCAGACAAAGAAGAATGCAACAAGGCCTGCTTGGAGGATTGCAACTGTGAGGCCGCACTTTTCGTAGGGGGAAGCTGCAGAATGCAGAGGCTTCCCTTGAGTTATGGAAGAAGACGGTTAGACACTTCAGACTCAGCTTTCATCAAGGTTGGCATTTCTAAACCTCCAGCTGCAGATAATTTCCTCAAGGacaaaaacaagagaaaaGGTCTAGTTGCAGTCCTTATTCTTGGAGTCCTATTAACTGCTTTTGGGACCAGTTTGTTGGTGATCTCTGTGTTTGCATTCTGGAAACCTAAAGTTTGGGGTTATAAAATGATGAATCAGCTCAATGGTGATGTTGAATGGAATGAGGATGAAGTGGCTCCGCGACCATATGCTTATGAGCAGCTAGAGAAGATGACTGATAATTTCAAGGAGGAGGTTGGTAGAGGAGCTTCTGCAACAGTTTATAAAGGGGTGATGTTATGTAGCCACAAGCTAGTTGCCGTGAAGAAACTAGAGAATGTTGCAGctgaaggagaaaaagaattcCAGACTGAGATGAAAGTAATTGGCAGAACTCATCACCGGAGTTTAGTGCGTTTACTTGGGTATTGCCATGATGGACCAAAGAAGCTTTTGGTGTATGAGTACATGAGGAATGGATcacttgcagatatactctTCACACCTAAGAGGAAACTTTATTGGGAAGAAAGAATGGGAATTGCTCGCAACATAGCACGAGGGTTACTTTATCTGCATGAAGACTGTGATACACAGATCATCCACTGTGACATAAAGCCTCAAAACATACTGATGGATGAGTACATGTGCCCCAAAATCGCCGACTTCGGTTTGGCAAAGCTGCTTCAGCAAGACCAGACCAGAACCACTACCGGCATCAGAGGAACAAAAGGGTATGTTGCACCTGAGTGGCATAGGAAAATGCCTATAACAGTTAAAGCAGATGTTTATAGCTTTGGAATTGTGCTGCTGGAGATTGTATGTTGTCGAAGGAATGTGGACTGGAGTCTTCCTCAGGAGGAGGCTATCTTGGATGAATTAGTCTACCATTACTTCGAGAGTGGCGAGCTTAGCAAATTGATTAGGGATGAAGAGATAAACGTAAGGCAATTTGAAAGGGTGATTAAAGTGGCACTTTGGTGCATGCAGGATGAGCCATCGCTTCGTCCTTCTATGAAGAAAGTTCTTCTTATGTTGGAAGGGACTGTCGACATACCAATCCCTCCAAATCCAAGTTCTTTCCTTAATAGCATCTAA